Proteins encoded within one genomic window of Geotalea daltonii FRC-32:
- a CDS encoding ComF family protein, with the protein MLFRSLLDIIFPPLCHLCRVYIPNAGDVHLCTSCLEQLHPVASPLCPICGVPFATEDGIDHRCGACSVRRPAYVAARAAFVFDGPIQELIHRFKYAHKTHLSRPLALMTARHLADFAGQTAADIVIPVPLHKKRLRWRSYNQAILLAAVLSKEWRIPLSRNALQRTRWTEPQINLAADERQQNVKGAFAVAEPERVADRRIILIDDVFTTGSTVEECAKTLKKAGAAEIFIITVARALSN; encoded by the coding sequence AGGGTATACATCCCGAATGCCGGGGATGTGCATCTCTGCACAAGTTGCCTCGAACAGCTACATCCCGTCGCCTCACCGCTTTGCCCCATATGCGGCGTTCCTTTTGCCACCGAAGACGGCATTGACCACCGTTGCGGCGCCTGTTCTGTCCGTCGTCCAGCCTATGTGGCGGCGCGCGCCGCCTTTGTTTTCGACGGACCCATCCAGGAGCTCATCCACCGCTTCAAATATGCACATAAGACACACCTTTCCCGGCCGCTGGCGTTAATGACGGCTCGCCACCTTGCCGACTTTGCAGGCCAAACGGCAGCAGATATTGTCATACCTGTTCCATTGCACAAAAAGAGGCTGCGCTGGCGCAGCTATAATCAGGCGATACTTCTGGCAGCCGTGCTGTCCAAGGAGTGGCGGATCCCGCTCTCGCGCAATGCCCTGCAACGGACACGCTGGACTGAGCCGCAGATCAATCTTGCCGCGGACGAGCGTCAGCAGAACGTCAAGGGTGCCTTTGCCGTTGCCGAACCTGAACGGGTTGCCGACCGACGGATCATATTGATTGATGATGTTTTCACTACCGGCAGTACTGTCGAAGAATGTGCGAAAACGCTAAAAAAGGCGGGTGCAGCGGAGATATTTATCATAACCGTTGCCAGGGCATTATCCAATTAA
- a CDS encoding cytochrome c7: MKKLIAAAALVMFAAGASMAADTITLEAKNGNVTFNHKKHQETLKECKVCHGDKTGKIENFNKDAAHKLCKGCHEEKKAGPTKCGECHKK; encoded by the coding sequence ATGAAAAAACTGATCGCAGCAGCAGCATTGGTAATGTTTGCAGCAGGTGCCTCCATGGCAGCGGACACCATTACCCTCGAGGCAAAGAACGGCAATGTCACCTTCAATCACAAGAAACACCAGGAAACCCTTAAGGAATGCAAAGTCTGCCATGGGGATAAGACCGGTAAGATTGAGAATTTCAACAAGGATGCCGCACACAAACTGTGCAAGGGCTGCCACGAAGAGAAAAAAGCCGGTCCGACCAAATGTGGCGAGTGTCACAAAAAGTAA
- a CDS encoding helix-turn-helix transcriptional regulator: protein MENLSDKNEKATSGSVAIEGVTIKTVRETKKLTQLYVASVVGVTTDTISRWENNRYPTIKRENAEKLAMALEVNLDEILRHETACPSEEVVENELPQPKKKNRRGLLLAILIIALIIIAAFFILSNMSSPVAAVRWIPKYSAPGELMPVQITVNRMDNTSRGLIIKEKLPPGWRLVNAMPPAASGKAPSEEIKWLIPGGSGAVRISYVVQLPQDAALDTRAELHGTIFVHTGSINRAEAIKGNDRVTIAPLHWADSNGDSRIDDSEIMPAYYITEEMKSLALDWSGIEAIWSGSGYSWDQTRKEFKVTK from the coding sequence ATGGAAAATTTATCAGATAAAAATGAAAAAGCAACTTCGGGCAGTGTCGCCATCGAAGGTGTAACCATAAAAACGGTCCGCGAGACGAAAAAGCTTACCCAGCTCTATGTGGCAAGCGTGGTAGGCGTCACCACCGATACCATCTCCCGTTGGGAAAACAACCGCTATCCGACCATCAAGAGGGAAAATGCCGAGAAACTGGCCATGGCGCTGGAAGTGAACCTTGATGAGATACTTCGTCATGAAACTGCCTGTCCGTCGGAAGAGGTCGTCGAAAACGAACTGCCTCAACCAAAGAAAAAAAACCGGCGCGGTCTTCTGCTGGCGATATTGATCATCGCCCTTATTATAATTGCCGCTTTTTTTATCCTTTCCAATATGTCTTCTCCTGTGGCCGCTGTGAGATGGATACCGAAATACTCTGCCCCTGGAGAGCTGATGCCGGTCCAGATAACGGTGAACAGGATGGACAATACCAGCCGGGGCCTGATCATCAAGGAGAAGCTTCCACCCGGTTGGCGTCTCGTCAATGCAATGCCTCCAGCTGCATCGGGCAAAGCTCCTTCGGAAGAGATAAAGTGGCTTATTCCCGGCGGTAGCGGTGCGGTGAGGATTTCCTACGTGGTGCAACTGCCCCAGGATGCGGCACTCGATACTCGCGCCGAGCTGCATGGAACCATTTTCGTCCATACCGGCAGTATCAATCGTGCTGAAGCCATAAAAGGCAACGACAGGGTCACCATTGCCCCTCTCCACTGGGCTGACAGCAATGGCGACAGCCGGATAGACGACAGCGAAATCATGCCCGCCTATTATATTACCGAGGAGATGAAAAGTCTGGCGCTGGACTGGAGCGGGATCGAAGCCATCTGGAGTGGAAGTGGATACAGCTGGGATCAGACCAGGAAGGAGTTCAAGGTTACCAAATGA
- a CDS encoding BamA/TamA family outer membrane protein yields MSLKNLLLLLITALFLAGCTTMAPKENLPFPLTNQEFADPVKVVSIPLPIIASSPNEGITFGALTAFLLHNKKEEVSTLVAPQVNYNKNFGTTATLFATFYPVEDRYWEVALSKSTKVNEDFEFKLRDSTLLDKKLELNAFLFSLTDGSARFFGFQQTSQKANETNYADQETGFNLSAGYQIFRHVQLVVGERFKKVDIKHGAITKVPFIREKFDPAEVPGMDGFTAHAQKLGIVYSTLDSPTLPTWGGYARVAVEASVKRLGSSADYRHYEAEMKAYYPLMNAKFISVGRLAYNQTLGHDVPFLERSILGGETTLRGYGRNRFIDSSYFLLNLEERIRLFRWEIFDVNADWEIAPFIDLGAVMERLDKASTRSFEFNPGIGFRAVVRPNIVGRVDLGIGKEGPAVFVGLGYPF; encoded by the coding sequence ATGTCCCTGAAAAACCTCCTTTTACTTCTGATAACGGCCTTATTCCTCGCCGGTTGCACCACCATGGCGCCAAAGGAGAATCTGCCCTTTCCCCTGACCAACCAGGAATTTGCCGATCCGGTAAAGGTTGTTTCCATTCCTCTGCCGATCATTGCTTCCAGTCCCAATGAAGGAATTACCTTCGGAGCTCTGACCGCTTTTCTGCTCCACAACAAAAAAGAAGAGGTCAGCACCCTCGTCGCCCCCCAGGTCAACTACAACAAAAACTTCGGCACCACGGCGACTCTCTTTGCCACCTTTTATCCAGTGGAAGACCGCTATTGGGAGGTGGCCCTCTCCAAGTCAACCAAGGTCAATGAAGATTTTGAATTCAAGCTGCGTGACAGTACCCTGCTCGACAAGAAGCTGGAGCTGAATGCTTTTCTCTTCTCCCTGACCGACGGCTCGGCCCGTTTTTTCGGCTTTCAGCAAACCAGCCAGAAAGCAAATGAAACAAATTATGCCGATCAAGAAACCGGCTTCAATCTTTCCGCCGGTTATCAAATTTTCAGGCATGTCCAATTGGTTGTCGGCGAGCGCTTCAAGAAGGTGGATATAAAGCATGGGGCCATCACAAAGGTACCCTTTATCCGTGAAAAGTTCGATCCGGCCGAGGTGCCGGGTATGGACGGCTTCACTGCCCATGCCCAGAAATTGGGAATTGTCTATTCCACGCTGGATTCACCCACTCTGCCCACTTGGGGAGGATATGCCAGGGTCGCAGTGGAAGCCAGCGTGAAAAGGCTCGGCAGCAGTGCCGACTACCGCCATTACGAGGCGGAGATGAAAGCCTATTACCCCCTGATGAATGCGAAGTTCATCAGCGTCGGCCGGCTGGCCTACAATCAGACTCTGGGGCATGACGTGCCTTTTTTGGAAAGAAGTATTCTAGGTGGGGAAACGACATTGAGAGGTTACGGCCGCAACCGTTTTATCGACAGCAGTTATTTTCTCCTCAATCTGGAGGAGCGGATCAGGCTGTTCCGTTGGGAAATTTTCGATGTCAATGCGGATTGGGAGATTGCCCCGTTCATAGATCTCGGAGCAGTCATGGAAAGACTGGACAAGGCCAGCACCAGGAGCTTCGAGTTCAACCCCGGCATCGGCTTCCGGGCGGTGGTCCGCCCCAACATCGTCGGCAGGGTGGATTTGGGGATCGGCAAGGAAGGACCGGCGGTTTTCGTCGGGCTGGGGTACCCTTTTTAA
- a CDS encoding helicase C-terminal domain-containing protein, producing MKRYFSENALLQMREAISDAGGNEVFFLGRTDEAKVVIDAEPLARGNVDAVAAIMIVTSFGDVVIHNHPSGILTPSQADIEIASLMGNQGVGFYIVDNAVERCYQAVSPFARTVLERLSYPELERWYAPGGVLAEHLKGYEHRAEQTRMAFAVAEAFNEERIAVIEAGTGIGKSLAYLLPAALWGLRNKERVVISTNTINLQEQLIKKDIPFLQKHGEIEFRAVLVKGRNNYLCLRKLESVKAEPTLFKDDAANELQTIIDWSGKTGEGCRSDLSFIPRDETWDEISCEADQCGRVKCPHYARCFFYKARREAAGADLLVVNHALLMADVAVRQETGYGSTAILPPFERIIFDEGHHLEDVATSFLSAQVSRNGLLRILGKLQHPRKTQRGLLPLLSTQLSREVPEAMDDIYMEVAAILEGRLIPRRLTLTDTMNRAMDAIGIALNSHLRKDAGSKEEIKLRLTLTIYSTPLWVEVEDRVNELCREIGEYVIALKNFLKACEKLPDKVLEKLAGSLVDLKGVRGRLETAQVNLRFFVAREEGFCRWFESKKTTKGLVVKLCSSPLEVAESLKKVVFDKFKTVIVTSATLAVGERFDYLKKRTGLSMVPGPRVSELLLASPFDYQKQTFVGIPTDIPEPVASGFEPVLNKYLLQALGISQGRAFVLFTSYSLLSRIYSRLAEPLKKAGLTPMRQGEINRHLLLSQFKKGHNPVLFGTDSFWEGVDVKGKALEQVIITRLPFRVPTEPILEARAEHIASLGGDPFMEYTVPQAVIKFKQGFGRLIRSKEDRGAVLILDSRVLSKNYGKSFLRSLPDVRMVKGKGEEVFAAMSEFFRG from the coding sequence ATGAAACGTTACTTCTCCGAAAACGCGCTGCTGCAGATGCGTGAAGCAATATCAGACGCAGGCGGCAACGAGGTTTTTTTCCTCGGCCGCACCGACGAAGCCAAAGTAGTGATCGATGCCGAACCGCTGGCACGGGGCAATGTCGATGCGGTAGCCGCTATCATGATCGTCACCTCCTTCGGGGATGTGGTCATCCACAACCACCCATCAGGCATTCTCACCCCTTCCCAGGCAGATATCGAGATTGCCTCCCTCATGGGTAATCAGGGAGTCGGCTTCTACATCGTCGACAATGCCGTGGAGCGCTGTTATCAGGCTGTTTCCCCCTTTGCCCGCACGGTGCTGGAGCGCCTTTCCTATCCGGAACTGGAACGGTGGTATGCACCGGGTGGAGTGCTTGCCGAACACCTGAAGGGCTACGAACACCGCGCCGAACAAACGCGCATGGCCTTTGCCGTAGCCGAAGCCTTCAACGAGGAGCGCATCGCCGTTATCGAGGCCGGTACCGGCATAGGCAAATCCCTCGCCTACCTCCTCCCCGCCGCCCTCTGGGGTCTGCGCAACAAGGAGAGGGTCGTCATCTCCACCAACACCATCAACCTCCAGGAACAGCTGATCAAGAAAGATATTCCTTTTCTCCAGAAGCACGGTGAGATTGAGTTCCGGGCCGTGCTGGTCAAGGGGCGCAACAATTACCTCTGCCTGCGCAAGCTGGAGAGTGTCAAGGCCGAGCCGACCCTATTCAAAGATGATGCAGCCAATGAGCTCCAGACCATCATCGACTGGAGCGGCAAGACCGGTGAAGGCTGCCGCAGCGATCTCTCATTCATTCCCCGTGATGAGACATGGGACGAGATCTCATGTGAGGCTGATCAGTGCGGCAGGGTCAAGTGCCCCCATTATGCCCGCTGCTTTTTCTATAAGGCCCGGCGGGAGGCAGCCGGCGCCGACCTGCTGGTGGTCAACCATGCCCTGCTCATGGCAGACGTTGCCGTGCGGCAGGAAACCGGCTATGGCTCCACCGCCATCCTTCCACCCTTCGAACGCATCATCTTCGATGAGGGGCACCATCTGGAAGACGTGGCCACCAGCTTTCTCTCCGCCCAAGTCTCGCGCAACGGCCTCTTAAGGATCCTGGGTAAGCTACAGCACCCGCGCAAGACGCAGAGGGGATTGCTGCCGCTCCTTTCCACCCAGCTTTCCCGTGAAGTGCCGGAAGCCATGGATGATATATATATGGAAGTTGCAGCCATCCTGGAAGGAAGGCTTATTCCCCGACGGCTTACCCTCACCGACACCATGAACCGCGCCATGGATGCCATCGGCATTGCCCTGAACTCGCACCTGCGCAAGGATGCCGGCAGTAAGGAAGAGATCAAGTTACGTCTTACCCTTACCATTTACTCAACGCCCCTGTGGGTCGAGGTGGAAGATCGGGTCAACGAACTGTGCCGGGAGATTGGCGAGTATGTTATTGCCCTGAAGAACTTTCTCAAGGCATGTGAAAAACTCCCCGACAAGGTGCTGGAAAAACTGGCGGGCAGCCTGGTTGACCTGAAGGGAGTAAGAGGGAGGCTGGAAACGGCCCAGGTAAACCTGCGTTTCTTTGTGGCGCGGGAAGAAGGATTCTGCCGCTGGTTCGAATCTAAAAAGACGACCAAGGGGCTGGTGGTCAAGCTCTGCTCTTCCCCTCTGGAGGTGGCGGAATCCCTGAAAAAAGTTGTTTTCGATAAGTTCAAGACGGTTATCGTCACCTCTGCCACCCTGGCGGTGGGGGAGCGCTTCGATTACCTGAAAAAGCGAACCGGCCTCAGCATGGTACCCGGCCCAAGGGTAAGCGAGCTACTCCTTGCATCCCCTTTCGATTATCAAAAGCAGACTTTTGTCGGCATACCCACCGATATTCCCGAGCCGGTGGCATCTGGATTCGAGCCGGTACTGAACAAGTACCTGCTGCAGGCACTGGGTATTTCCCAAGGGAGAGCCTTTGTTCTTTTCACCTCCTACAGCCTGCTCAGCCGTATTTACAGCCGGCTGGCAGAGCCTCTGAAAAAGGCGGGACTTACCCCCATGCGCCAGGGTGAGATCAACCGGCATCTGCTCCTCTCCCAGTTCAAAAAGGGGCACAATCCTGTGCTGTTTGGCACCGACTCATTTTGGGAAGGGGTGGATGTCAAGGGGAAGGCGCTGGAACAGGTGATAATCACCCGCCTGCCATTCAGGGTGCCGACAGAACCGATTCTGGAAGCACGGGCCGAGCACATAGCCTCCCTGGGTGGAGACCCATTCATGGAGTACACGGTGCCCCAGGCAGTGATCAAATTCAAGCAGGGCTTCGGCAGGCTGATCAGGAGCAAGGAAGACCGTGGCGCGGTGCTAATCCTGGACAGCCGTGTTCTGTCCAAAAATTACGGCAAGTCCTTTCTTCGCTCCCTTCCCGATGTAAGAATGGTCAAGGGAAAAGGGGAAGAAGTCTTTGCCGCAATGTCGGAATTTTTCAGGGGTTAG
- the flhF gene encoding flagellar biosynthesis protein FlhF, producing MLVKTFQAADMSEALKMVKAEMGLDAMILSSKQERRRGILGFFSKPYFEVTAALEQKKVQRPVHYQEKPERELSTREEFQNSMLAPLARELRELRERVEVLAKKDAEKKEALSSTAAEKSEDEIKPFQPQKEGTAPRIFAREDMEEIKKLLLNAVAAKEEKGSKPVSFPVVSTEDKVCVKNLADDCELSDEALELLANELRSEEVGTDSIHALLELIRPAAELGEELEALRERLVDAFAGIIKCSGPLRLRKTGPRIMATVGPTGVGKTTTIAKLAAMYALNRGARVAMVTTDNFRVGAVEQLKTYSKIMDVPLEVAATAKELEAVLAKHADKDLILIDTAGRSPKDREKLEELKVYLESCPGIETYLCISATTRDREMNEIVAQYSLLPITRLLFTKLDESESYGCIVNAQVRNRFPLSYFTTGQKVPEDIEVATARKLANLVLRETEK from the coding sequence ATGCTAGTTAAAACATTTCAGGCGGCAGATATGTCGGAGGCCTTGAAGATGGTCAAGGCCGAAATGGGGCTGGATGCAATGATCCTCTCTTCGAAACAGGAGCGGCGCAGGGGAATTCTCGGCTTTTTCTCCAAACCTTACTTCGAAGTAACGGCAGCTCTGGAACAGAAAAAAGTCCAACGCCCTGTTCATTACCAGGAAAAACCTGAGCGTGAACTGAGCACCAGGGAAGAGTTCCAGAATTCCATGCTGGCGCCTCTGGCTCGGGAACTGCGGGAGCTGAGGGAGCGGGTTGAAGTGCTGGCAAAGAAGGATGCCGAAAAAAAGGAGGCCCTTTCCTCGACGGCAGCGGAAAAGTCTGAAGACGAGATCAAGCCATTTCAACCGCAAAAGGAGGGGACTGCTCCCCGGATTTTTGCCAGGGAGGATATGGAAGAGATAAAGAAACTGCTGCTCAATGCGGTTGCAGCCAAGGAGGAGAAAGGGTCGAAGCCGGTATCGTTCCCGGTGGTCAGCACCGAGGATAAGGTGTGTGTCAAAAATTTGGCTGACGACTGCGAACTATCTGATGAAGCGCTGGAGCTTTTGGCCAATGAGCTGCGTTCGGAAGAGGTCGGCACCGACAGCATTCATGCCCTGCTTGAGCTGATCAGGCCTGCAGCCGAACTGGGTGAAGAGTTGGAGGCGCTGAGGGAGCGGCTTGTTGATGCCTTTGCCGGGATCATCAAATGTTCCGGCCCCTTGCGTCTCAGAAAGACCGGCCCGCGCATCATGGCCACAGTAGGCCCCACCGGGGTCGGCAAGACCACCACCATAGCCAAGCTGGCCGCCATGTACGCCCTGAACCGCGGGGCGCGTGTCGCCATGGTCACCACCGATAATTTCAGGGTCGGCGCCGTTGAGCAGCTGAAGACCTATTCCAAAATAATGGATGTGCCGCTGGAAGTGGCCGCCACTGCCAAGGAGCTTGAGGCTGTTTTGGCGAAACATGCGGACAAGGACCTGATCCTCATCGATACGGCCGGCAGAAGTCCCAAAGACCGGGAAAAGCTGGAGGAACTGAAGGTCTACCTGGAATCCTGTCCCGGCATCGAGACCTATCTCTGTATTTCCGCCACCACCAGAGACCGGGAGATGAATGAAATCGTCGCCCAATACAGCCTGCTTCCCATTACCCGACTGCTCTTCACCAAGCTTGATGAGAGCGAAAGTTACGGCTGTATTGTCAACGCCCAAGTGCGTAACAGGTTTCCGCTTTCCTATTTCACCACTGGACAGAAGGTACCTGAGGACATCGAAGTGGCGACGGCCCGAAAACTGGCCAACCTGGTGCTGAGGGAGACGGAGAAATGA
- a CDS encoding TIGR01212 family radical SAM protein (This family includes YhcC from E. coli K-12, an uncharacterized radical SAM protein.), with protein sequence MLNGKKRYNIFSEELKRVFGCRVHRISVDAGFSCPNRDGTVGNTGCIYCGGSGSGSFGIIRGASIAEQLEHGKEVMTRKYKAKKFLAYFQPYSNTFATPGRLQALYDQALAVEDVVGLIVGTRPDCLPAETLDVLASYARKTYFWLELGLQSHLDRTLSLIRRGHDFASFVRGIKECKARQIKVCAHIILGLPGETREEMLAGAQVLNDLGVDGVKLHLLHVMRDTALADEYQQGRVRILDRDEYVGLVCDFLELLDPAISVQRLTGDGNRDHLLAPLWSLQKFEVLNTIDSELVRRGTCQGSTFDVRCSMFKREDVLQPRTSNSERRT encoded by the coding sequence ATGCTTAACGGAAAAAAACGCTACAATATCTTTTCCGAGGAACTGAAGAGGGTTTTCGGCTGCCGTGTCCATCGTATTTCCGTGGATGCCGGCTTCAGCTGCCCGAACCGTGACGGCACCGTTGGCAACACCGGTTGCATTTATTGCGGTGGTTCAGGCTCCGGTTCCTTCGGCATCATCCGCGGCGCATCCATTGCAGAGCAGCTGGAGCACGGCAAAGAAGTGATGACCAGGAAATACAAGGCAAAGAAGTTTCTCGCCTATTTTCAGCCCTATTCCAATACCTTTGCCACACCTGGTCGCCTGCAGGCCCTCTACGACCAAGCATTGGCAGTGGAAGATGTGGTCGGACTCATTGTCGGCACCCGTCCCGATTGCCTGCCTGCAGAAACACTTGATGTCCTGGCATCTTACGCACGAAAGACTTATTTCTGGCTTGAGCTGGGTCTACAGTCCCACCTGGACCGCACGCTGAGCCTGATTCGTCGGGGCCACGACTTCGCTTCGTTCGTCAGGGGGATAAAGGAGTGCAAGGCGAGGCAGATCAAGGTCTGCGCCCACATCATCCTCGGGCTGCCAGGAGAGACACGGGAAGAGATGCTGGCTGGCGCCCAGGTCCTCAACGATCTGGGCGTGGATGGGGTGAAGCTGCATCTTCTCCATGTGATGCGGGATACGGCCCTGGCCGATGAATATCAGCAGGGAAGGGTAAGGATTCTCGATCGGGACGAATACGTGGGACTGGTCTGCGATTTTCTCGAACTGCTGGATCCCGCCATCAGCGTTCAGCGCCTGACCGGCGACGGCAACAGAGACCATCTCCTCGCGCCGCTCTGGTCACTGCAGAAATTCGAGGTATTGAATACTATCGATAGTGAGCTGGTGCGAAGGGGCACTTGCCAAGGTTCAACGTTCGATGTTCGATGTTCGATGTTCAAAAGGGAGGATGTTTTGCAACCTCGAACCTCAAACTCCGAACGTCGAACTTAA
- a CDS encoding cytochrome c3 family protein encodes MKKVLAVVLMVAFSASAAFAADTVVMKAKNGNVTFDHKKHSASGDCKSCHGEGTPAKLTLGKDAAHKLCKGCHETKKAGPTKCGECHKK; translated from the coding sequence ATGAAGAAAGTATTAGCTGTTGTATTGATGGTTGCTTTTTCTGCATCGGCTGCTTTTGCAGCCGACACCGTTGTCATGAAAGCAAAAAATGGTAACGTAACCTTCGATCACAAAAAGCATAGCGCTTCCGGTGATTGCAAATCCTGCCATGGTGAGGGGACTCCAGCCAAGTTGACATTGGGCAAGGATGCTGCCCACAAGCTGTGCAAGGGTTGCCATGAGACCAAGAAAGCTGGTCCGACCAAGTGTGGTGAGTGCCACAAGAAGTAA
- the flhA gene encoding flagellar biosynthesis protein FlhA codes for MAPAAEAIDIQPYRKNSDIYMAVALIGILSLMIIPLPAFVLDVFLAANITIALVILLVSLYTIQALDFSIFPSILLITTLFRLALNIASTRLILLHGSEGAEAAGAVIKAFGLFVVGGNYVVGAVIFLILVVINFVVITKGAGRVAEVAARFTLDAMPGKQMAIDADLSNGLITDKEAKARRSKISREADFYGSMDGASKFVRGDAVAGILIMLINIIGGFVIGVWQQGMELAAALSNYTLLTVGEGLVAQIPALIISTAAGIIVTRSADEKNFGHEISGQLLNYPKAFYIASGVMFVFALIPGLPHFPFLLISGAAFMAGRLAVEKKEVQQEEMTAAGALEPEDADQISSIRPLDMLELEVGYGLVPMVDAAQNGELLDRIRSIRKQYAQRMGFIVPPIHIHDNLQLKPYEYNIMINGAKVSGGELNGQYLAMDAGSASGNLEGTRTTEPVFGLPAIWIKGRDREQAQVYGYTVVDNTTILATHISEIIKKHAHELVGRQELQQLLDSLSSTLPKVVEELVPSLLSLGTVLRVVKNLLRENVSIRDLRSILETLADYGGVTKDPETLTEFVRQSLGRYIVEQYKREDDTLWVLTLDREVEESIADAVQISEQGSYLAIEPATAQKILAAIRKAAEKFDQTGTAPVVIASPSVRRHMKKLTDRYMPNLAVISHNEIPPSIKIQSIGMVSLDAS; via the coding sequence ATGGCGCCGGCAGCAGAAGCAATCGACATACAGCCTTACCGGAAAAACTCCGACATCTATATGGCGGTTGCGCTCATCGGCATCCTTTCCCTGATGATTATCCCTCTGCCTGCCTTCGTTCTTGATGTCTTTCTTGCGGCCAATATCACCATTGCCCTGGTAATCCTGCTGGTCAGCCTCTACACCATCCAGGCCCTGGACTTCTCCATCTTCCCATCCATCCTCCTGATAACCACATTATTCCGCCTGGCACTGAACATCGCTTCCACCCGTCTGATCCTGCTCCATGGAAGTGAAGGGGCCGAGGCTGCCGGTGCTGTCATCAAGGCTTTCGGCCTTTTTGTCGTCGGCGGCAACTATGTGGTCGGTGCCGTAATCTTCCTTATTCTTGTTGTCATCAATTTTGTCGTCATAACCAAAGGCGCCGGACGGGTGGCGGAGGTCGCCGCCCGCTTCACCCTCGATGCCATGCCGGGCAAGCAGATGGCTATCGATGCCGATCTGTCCAACGGCCTCATCACCGACAAGGAAGCCAAAGCCCGCCGGTCTAAAATTTCCCGTGAGGCGGACTTCTACGGCTCTATGGACGGTGCCAGCAAGTTCGTCAGGGGGGACGCCGTTGCCGGCATCCTCATCATGCTCATCAACATCATCGGTGGCTTCGTCATAGGCGTTTGGCAGCAGGGGATGGAACTGGCCGCCGCCCTGTCCAATTATACACTGCTGACGGTGGGGGAGGGACTGGTTGCTCAAATACCGGCACTGATCATATCCACCGCCGCCGGCATCATCGTTACCCGCTCCGCAGACGAAAAGAACTTCGGGCATGAGATTTCCGGCCAGCTTCTGAACTATCCCAAGGCTTTTTACATCGCCTCCGGCGTCATGTTTGTGTTTGCACTGATCCCCGGCCTGCCGCACTTCCCGTTCCTGCTCATTTCCGGGGCAGCCTTCATGGCCGGGCGGTTGGCGGTTGAGAAAAAAGAGGTGCAACAGGAGGAGATGACGGCAGCGGGTGCCCTGGAACCGGAGGACGCCGATCAGATCAGCTCCATTCGTCCGCTGGATATGCTGGAGCTTGAAGTGGGATACGGGCTGGTACCGATGGTGGATGCGGCCCAGAACGGGGAGCTCCTGGACAGGATTCGCTCCATCCGCAAACAGTACGCCCAGCGTATGGGTTTCATTGTCCCCCCCATCCATATCCACGACAACCTGCAGTTGAAGCCCTACGAATACAACATTATGATCAACGGCGCCAAGGTGAGCGGCGGCGAGCTGAACGGACAGTATCTGGCCATGGACGCCGGTAGCGCCTCGGGTAACCTTGAAGGCACACGCACCACTGAACCGGTTTTCGGCCTCCCCGCCATCTGGATCAAGGGCCGGGACCGGGAACAGGCCCAGGTTTATGGCTATACCGTGGTTGACAACACAACCATACTGGCTACCCACATCAGCGAGATCATCAAGAAACACGCCCACGAACTGGTGGGCCGCCAGGAGCTGCAGCAGCTTCTGGACAGCCTGTCTTCGACGCTGCCCAAGGTGGTCGAAGAGCTGGTTCCCTCGTTGCTGAGCCTGGGTACGGTTTTGCGGGTGGTCAAGAACCTGCTTCGGGAAAACGTCTCCATCCGCGACCTGCGCTCGATTCTGGAAACCCTTGCCGATTACGGCGGGGTAACCAAGGACCCGGAAACCCTGACCGAGTTTGTCCGCCAGAGCCTCGGCCGCTACATTGTCGAACAGTACAAGAGGGAGGATGATACCCTCTGGGTTCTCACTCTCGACCGTGAGGTGGAGGAATCAATCGCCGATGCGGTACAGATATCAGAGCAGGGGAGCTATCTGGCCATCGAACCGGCCACCGCCCAGAAAATTCTGGCCGCGATACGCAAGGCGGCTGAGAAATTCGACCAGACCGGGACGGCGCCGGTGGTGATTGCCTCCCCCAGCGTCAGAAGGCATATGAAGAAACTGACCGACCGTTACATGCCGAATCTTGCGGTGATCTCCCATAATGAAATCCCGCCCAGCATAAAAATCCAATCGATAGGGATGGTGAGTCTCGATGCTAGTTAA